Proteins encoded in a region of the Podarcis muralis chromosome 4, rPodMur119.hap1.1, whole genome shotgun sequence genome:
- the SLITRK1 gene encoding SLIT and NTRK-like protein 1, translating into MLLWILLLETSLCFAAGNVTGDVCKEKICLCTEIEGDLHVDCEKKGFTSLQRFSAPTSQFYHLFLHGNSLTRLFPNEFANFYNAVSLHMENNGLHEIVPGAFLGLQLVKRLHINNNKIKSFRKQTFLGLDDLEYLQADFNLLRDIDPGAFRDLNKLEVLILNDNLISVLPANVFQYVPITHLDLRGNRLKTLPYEDVLEQIPGIAEILLEDNPWDCTCDLLSLKEWLENIPKNALIGRVICEAPTRLQGKDLNETTEQELCRKNRVDSSLAAPPAEEETCDPGPIPTPFKIHGKEDPATPGSAPHGGTKIPVNWQIKTRPTAASSTINVKGKSSSSTPCPATCVCHQIPGGFKVNCNDGNVSSLVDLKPKPSSVHELFLRGNKIHTIRKSHFVDYRKLNLLDLGNNNIATMENNTFKNLLELVWLYMDNNYLDTLSREKFNGLQNLEYLNMEFNVIQLIMPGTFNAMPKLRVLILNNNLLRSLPVDVFAGVSLSKLSIHNNYFPYLPVAGVLDQLTSITQIDLHDNPWDCKCPIVPFKQWVEMLRPKVMMSDLRCETPEEFFKEDFESLSNEAICPQLKVLPTLTSSHKNSTGLAETGTHSNSYLETSRVSISVLVPGLLLVFVTSAFTVVGMLVFILRNRKRSKRRDANSSASEINSLQTVCDSSYWHNGPYNADGAHRVYDCGSHSLSD; encoded by the coding sequence ATGCTGCTTTGGATTCTGCTGCTGGAGACGTCTCTTTGTTTCGCTGCCGGGAATGTTACAGGGGACGTTTGCAAAGAGAAGATCTGCTTGTGCACCGAGATCGAGGGCGACTTGCACGTCGACTGCGAGAAGAAAGGCTTCACCAGCCTGCAACGCTTCTCGGCCCCCACTTCCCAGTTCTACCATTTGTTCCTGCACGGCAATTCCCTCACTCGCCTTTTCCCCAATGAGTTCGCTAACTTTTACAATGCAGTCAGCTTGCACATGGAAAACAACGGCTTGCACGAGATCGTGCCGGGGGCTTTCCTGGGGCTGCAGCTGGTGAAGCGGCtgcacatcaacaacaacaagatcAAATCGTTTCGCAAGCAGACCTTCCTGGGCTTGGACGATCTGGAATACCTCCAGGCTGATTTTAATTTATTGAGGGATATTGACCCGGGGGCCTTTCGGGACTTAAACAAGTTGGAGGTGCTGATTTTAAACGACAACCTCATCAGCGTTTTGCCTGCCAACGTGTTCCAGTACGTGCCCATCACCCACCTTGACCTGCGGGGCAACCGCCTGAAAACCTTGCCTTACGAGGACGTGCTGGAGCAGATCCCGGGCATTGCTGAGATTCTGCTGGAGGATAACCCTTGGGACTGCACGTGCGACCTGCTCTCgttgaaagaatggctggagAACATCCCCAAGAACGCCCTGATCGGCCGGGTGATTTGTGAAGCCCCTACGAGGTTGCAGGGCAAGGATCTAAACGAGACCACGGAGCAGGAGCTGTGCAGGAAAAACCGAGTGGATTCCAGCCTGGCTGCTCCTCCGGCGGAGGAGGAGACGTGCGATCCCGGGCCCATCCCGACCCCCTTTAAGATCCATGGCAAGGAAGACCCTGCCACCCCGGGCTCTGCTCCTCACGGGGGTACAAAGATCCCGGTGAACTGGCAGATTAAGACTAGACCTACGGCTGCCAGCTCGACCATCAACGTGAAAGGCAAGTCCTCCAGCAGCACACCTTGTCCTGCCACCTGCGTCTgccaccagatcccaggaggatTCAAGGTGAATTGCAACGATGGCAACGTCAGCAGCCTGGTGGATCTGAAACCCAAGCCGTCCAGCGTGCACGAGCTCTTCTTGAGGGGCAACAAAATCCACACCATTCGAAAATCCCATTTTGTGGATTACCGCAAACTCAACCTGTTGGACTTGGGCAACAACAACATCGCCACCATGGAGAACAACACCTTCAAGAACCTTTTGGAGCTGGTGTGGCTCTACATGGACAATAATTATTTGGACACACTCTCCCGGGAGAAGTTCAATGGATTGCAGAACCTGGAATACCTAAACATGGAATTTAATGTCATCCAGCTCATCATGCCAGGGACATTTAATGCCATGCCCAAGCTGAGGGTTCTCATCTTGAATAACAACCTTCTGAGGTCCCTCCCTGTTGATGTCTTTGCTGGGGTCTCCCTCTCCAAACTCAGCATCCACAACAACTATTTCCCTTACCTGCCAGTGGCAGGGGTGCTGGACCAGCTCACCTCCATCACCCAAATAGACCTGCATGACAACCCATGGGACTGTAAGTGCCCCATTGTCCCTTTCAAACAGTGGGTGGAGATGTTGCGACCCAAGGTGATGATGAGTGACTTGAGATGTGAGACTCCAGAAGAATTCTTCAAGGAGGACTTTGAATCCCTCTCCAATGAGGCCATTTGCCCTCAACTCAAGGTCTTGCCCACCTTGACTTCCTCCCATAAGAACAGCACTGGCTTGGCCGAGACTGGGACACATTCCAACTCCTACCTGGAGACTAGCAGGGTCTCCATCTCGGTGCTGGTGCCTGGCCTTTTGCTGGTCTTCGTCACCTCTGCATTCACAGTGGTGGGCATGCTGGTCTTTATCTTGAGGAACCGGAAGCGCTCAAAGAGGAGGGATGCCAACTCCTCAGCCTCAGAGATCAACTCCTTACAGACAGTCTGCGACTCCTCCTACTGGCATAATGGACCCTACAATGCAGATGGAGCCCATCGAGTATACGACTGTGGCTCTCACTCCCTATCAGACTGA